Genomic window (Sulfurovum sp. NBC37-1):
TTTATGCAGATCCCCTTTCAGTATTCGCTGCACATAGAGCACGAAGACGGCAGACTCGAGCACCGTGAGTTTCTGGCACAGGACGGCACAGACCCAAGAGCGGCACTGGCACAAAAGCTCTGCGAAGACATCCCCAGAGATGTCACAGTACTGGCATACAACATGAGCTTTGAAAAAGGTGTCATCAAAAAACTGGCTCAAGAATATGAAGCCCTTTCCGAACATCTTATGGCCATACATGGCAACACCAAAGACCTCATGACTCCGTTCCAGCAAAAACACTACGTCACTCCCGAGATGAATGGAAGCTACTCTATCAAATATGTACTGCCTGCACTTGTTCCTGAAATGGCAGATGCCTACAAAATGCTTGATGGCGTGCAAAACGGTGGTGAAGCAATGAATGCTTTTGCCAATCTGGGCAAACTGGAAGAGGGTGAAAAAGAGAAGATGAGAAACGCACTGCTGGAGTACTGTAAGCTCGATACACTGGCGATGGTAAAGGTATTGGAAAAATTAAGAGAGGTGACAGGTGACTGATTATCGAAAAGCGATCCCTCATGACAAGCAGAAAACGCCGCCAAAAGCTCATAGATGGTATATTACAGAACACGACGGAGATGTATGATGAATAAAATATCAGATAAAATTAGTATTTATCAAACTGAAAATGGTGAAATACGACTCAAAGAGGATATTACTAATGAAACAGTATGGGCGAGTTTGGATGAAATCGCTCAAATATTTGGACGTGATAAGTCAGTCATTTCTCGTCACATACGTAATATTTTCAAAGATGAGGAACTTGAAGAAATAGCAGTTGTTGCAAATTTTGCAACAACTGCCAATGATGAAAAAACTTATCAGGTGAAATATTACAATTTAGATATGATTTTATCTGTTGGATATCGTGTTAACTCAAAAGTAGCAACAAACTTCCGTAAATGGGCTACCAAAACCCTCAAAGAGCACATTGTTCAAGGCTACACCATCAACAAAGAGCGCCTTCAAAAAAATTATGATGAATTTTTACGGGTAGTTGAAGATATAAAAGTGCTATCTCAAAATGCAGATAATGTCAAAGCAGAGGATGTATTGGAGCTTATCAAATCTTTTTCGGCTACTTGGTTTGGATTGGACAGTTATGACAGAGAGGAGTTGCCCAAAGAGGGTATCAGTAAAGTAAATCTTGAGTTTGAAGTTGAGAAGCTTTATAAAGATGTTGCTATTTTCAAGCAGGAGTTGATGAAAAGAGGTGAAGCCTCTGAGATATTTGCCACTGAGAAAACAAAGAAGAGCCTGGAGGGGATTTTTGGTAACGTGTTTCAATCAGTCTTTGGTGCAGATGCCTACCCTACAGTAGAGGAAAAGGCGGCACATTTACTTTACTTTATAGTGAAAAACCATCCTTTCAACGATGGGAACAAACGTACGGGTGCATTTAGTTTTGTCTGGTTGCTGAAAAGAGCAGGGTTTGATGTGGAAAAATTTATAAATCCTAATGCTTTGACCGCGTTGAAATACGTGTCAGGCGTTGAATATCCACTAAATTTACGCTATACTATATATAAAAAGAGGATAGGCTACTATGCCAAGAAAACCCAGAATAGATCTTGCAGGCTATCACCATGTCATCAACAGAGGTGTCAATCGCTCCGATATTTTCGTTGATGAGGATGACTATGAAGTGTTTTTGAAGATACTCTGCAAAGCTTGCAGGGATTATAAAGTCGTAGTGCATGACTATTGCCTGATGAGCAACCATTTCCACCTGCTGGTCGAGACTCGGCTGAATAACCTCTCACTCTTTATGAAACAGCTCAACAGTAACTACGCCCTCTATGCCAATAAAAAACAGAAACGCTCCGGTCACTTCTGGCAGGGGAGGTTTTATTCCCGCTATATCGTCAATGAGGAGTACTACTATACGCTGATACGGTACATAGAACAAAACCCCATTGAAGCTGGTCTGGTTGAGAAAGTAGGGGAATATCCTTATACACTGGG
Coding sequences:
- a CDS encoding virulence protein RhuM/Fic/DOC family protein, whose translation is MMNKISDKISIYQTENGEIRLKEDITNETVWASLDEIAQIFGRDKSVISRHIRNIFKDEELEEIAVVANFATTANDEKTYQVKYYNLDMILSVGYRVNSKVATNFRKWATKTLKEHIVQGYTINKERLQKNYDEFLRVVEDIKVLSQNADNVKAEDVLELIKSFSATWFGLDSYDREELPKEGISKVNLEFEVEKLYKDVAIFKQELMKRGEASEIFATEKTKKSLEGIFGNVFQSVFGADAYPTVEEKAAHLLYFIVKNHPFNDGNKRTGAFSFVWLLKRAGFDVEKFINPNALTALKYVSGVEYPLNLRYTIYKKRIGYYAKKTQNRSCRLSPCHQQRCQSLRYFR
- a CDS encoding REP-associated tyrosine transposase; the encoded protein is MPRKPRIDLAGYHHVINRGVNRSDIFVDEDDYEVFLKILCKACRDYKVVVHDYCLMSNHFHLLVETRLNNLSLFMKQLNSNYALYANKKQKRSGHFWQGRFYSRYIVNEEYYYTLIRYIEQNPIEAGLVEKVGEYPYTLGAVIANRQKPVPCTRDSKLLQELDYENIQEIIGVSLDEEAQAQLAEIQAQKVIEKGGVKQAAYSKSLEEHFKDTERNEAMRHALDDGYTQAKIAAYLGVSRSLVSKILKSRYSTLGL